In Stomoxys calcitrans chromosome 2, idStoCalc2.1, whole genome shotgun sequence, the following proteins share a genomic window:
- the LOC131994743 gene encoding uncharacterized protein LOC131994743, with protein sequence MSVEKASANLTSQPSVSDTNTGAAPPAQTSLSNDKFLFDCDHLINFCTQFEQCEIQDQTDSVLEVRLEDLEHRWQRLQTTYESLMLAPRGTNSKDFRDNALVNFNASSEAYYTARSQILDMLRISGGNTRQNARHSLIPAYIPQPAANHSSHDVADSYIKVPPCDTEIFKGGYEEWPSFRDMFTAVYADHPKLTRAQKLYHLRNKTRGDAGAIVKRYALCDENFDLAWSALKARYENKRVLVDNQLKILFSIPTATVENSEAIHRIQSTVNDCLCTLRTLNVNVGSWDPILLYLVSTKLPDETLALWEQSLTSHRELPTWNQLDEFLISRYEIVERLSSMKATKTRGSLPSQNSGKIQTYHSQEKLSSSCPLCNSDHTIRSCGQFRKYSAQQRNEFAHRHKLCMNCLSSSHLKTNCKSINTCIICHKPHHTLLHFRGKPEEKTDDRPNHSNHEDNKSHAKSSGVSPKDTSLNEAPSTSSANRSSHVQANFSSNNETILLRTALVRVEHQGELFTLRALIDPGSQRTFITQRIQKRLQIPTSRAHFEIFGIGEQTQTSEKECQLVIVAEKYDVRFTVSAIVLPKMTKWLPSVSFEVSNPSDLEELDLADPNFNKSAQIDLILGNDSERFISMEGIRKNVCGDTSAYNTVFGWVLSGPMQTERIFSFSTNVVESEDIKISELLRKFWEQEEVPMAPPLCEEDQFCEEFYSKTTTRSPDGRYIVRLPFKAEFSDSLSLGSSRFLALAQYNRMETKLSDDPELNTEYNSVLSEYLSLGHAEETSSQEINCYGKYNSFYLPHHAVIRPEHKSTKVRVVFNASRKSKSGYSLNDVLHTGPTLQTDLTSVILGWRRYRYVFCGDIQKMYRQIWLHPIDRAYQRILFRPDPTGPVKDFELKTVTFGLNCAPFLAIRTLLKLAADSENKFPNVAETLRKETYVDDILSGGFSIEDTIQAQGDIISVLAQAGFPLVKLTANDPQLLANLPPESLYNSDFLRFHDSSTTKTLGIKWNALTDSFSYTLSAIPTDQPMSKRKVLSAVAQLFDPAGWVAPVVIKSKILMQQLWLEGLDWDDELSSETLGKWNSLVSDLGHIGSISVPRWLQYHPSDTVEIHGFSDASQAAMCACVYIRCQTSKSVVFSNLFVAKSKVAPLKPVCLPRLELNGAFLLAKLVNYVVCSFDMNISGITLWTDSSIVLGWLTKPPWTWETYVANRTSKIHDLLPEGTWRHVPTHDNPADLGTRGCRPQDLACNSFWFHGPNWLTNPPSEWPDRNPLISPEMRKRLNIQVMHETVEDPDILLRFSSYPRALRVVSYMLRFCHNCLSGRRGTTRISSSILTQEEVKRTKFRLIMLAQMKWYPEEYKQISRSEELSNKSSLLCLNPFLDQERVLRVNGRLAACSLPYNERYPIILPGNSRLCHLYLLHLHEFLAHGECILMCRMIQTEFHISRLKPRVKGIIHKCKTCIIFRKRSCVQIMAPLPPDRCTITPAFHVTGIDFAGPFEIKSSSLRRSPLLKGYVSIFVCFATKAVHLEPCSELSTAAFEAAFSRFLGRRGLPRKVAETEGDTSPVRYSMERRVPQSSSKAIQVENHFSQYKGRRSRSRNGRSTAA encoded by the exons ATGAGCGTGGAAAAGGCATCTGCGAATCTCACTTCCCAACCTTCGGTATCTGATACCAATACCGGTGCTGCTCCCCCAGCGCAGACCTCGTTAAGTAATGACAAGTTCCTGTTTGATTGTGATCATTTGATCAACTTCTGCACTCAGTTTGAGCAGTGTGAGATCCAAGATCAAACGGATTCGGTATTGGAAGTAAGGTTGGAGGACTTGGAGCATAGGTGGCAGCGACTTCAGACTACATATGAGAGTCTTATGCTAGCTCCGAGAGGTACCAATTCGAAGGACTTTAGAGACAACGCACTGGTTAATTTTAATGCCAGCTCAGAGGCCTATTATACGGCGAGATCCCAAATACTCGATATGCTAAGAATATCTGGTGGAAATACTCGCCAGAATGCAAGGCACAGCCTTATTCCGGCTTATATTCCCCAACCAGCCGCTAATCACTCGTCTCATGATGTTGCTGACAGTTACATCAAAGTCCCTCCCTGTGATACCGAGATATTCAAGGGAGGTTATGAAGAATGGCCGTCATTTCGTGACATGTTCACGGCGGTCTACGCGGACCATCCAAAATTGACCCGAGCTCAAAAGTTATATCATCTGCGAAATAAGACTAGAGGTGACGCCGGTGCcatagtcaagcgatatgcgcTCTGCGATGAGAACTTTGATCTTGCTTGGAGTGCCTTGAAGGCTCGCTATGAAAATAAGCGAGTCTTAGTAGACAATCAACTGAAGATTCTCTTCAGTATCCCAACTGCCACTGTGGAGAACAGTGAAGCAATTCACAGGATTCAATCCACAGTTAACGATTGTCTCTGCACCCTCAGGACACTTAACGTCAATGTTGGAAGCTGGGATCCAATTTTGTTGTACTTGGTATCGACCAAGTTGCCAGATGAAACACTGGCTCTCTGGGAACAGTCTCTCACATCTCACCGTGAGCTTCCCACTTGGAACCAGCTGGATGAATTTCTCATCAGCCGCTATGAAATCGTGGAACGCCTTTCGAGCATGAAGGCCACGAAAACCAGAGGTTCGCTCCCGTCTCAGAACAGTGGTAAGATACAAACTTACCACTCGCAAGAAAAGCTAAGCTCTTCTTGCCCCCTGTGCAATTCCGACCACACTATAAGAAGCTGTGGGCAATTTCGGAAATATTCCGCACAACAACGCAACGAATTTGCACACAGGCATAAGTTGTGTATGAATTGCCTCTCCTCGTCTCATCTCAAGACAAATTGCAAGAGTATAAACACTTGCATCATATGTCACAAGCCACACCATACTCTGCTGCACTTTAGGGGTAAGCCAGAAGAGAAGACTGATGATCGCCCAAATCATTCTAATCACGAAGACAACAAGAGTCACGCGAAATCTTCGGGCGTAAGCCCAAAAGACACCTCTCTTAATGAAGCTCCCTCCACTTCAAGCGCCAATCGCTCCTCTCATGTTCAGGCTAATTTCTCATCCAACAACGAGACGATTTTACTACGAACAGCTCTAGTTCGTGTTGAACATCAAGGGGAGTTGTTCACTTTGAGAGCCCTGATTGATCCCGGTTCTCAACGAACCTTTATAACCCAACGAATTCAGAAGCGCTTGCAAATTCCCACTTCCAGAGCGCACTTCGAAATTTTTGGTATTGGAGAACAGACTCAAACTTCGGAAAAGGAATGCCAACTCGTCATTGTCGCTGAAAAATACGATGTTCGCTTCACAGTCTCGGCAATAGTTCTGCctaaaatgacaaaatggctACCCTCTGTTTCATTTGAAGTTTCAAATCCCTCAGATCTGGAGGAACTTGATTTAGCCGATCCAAACTTCAATAAATCCGCTCAAATTGACCTAATTTTAGGCAATGATTCTGAACGCTTCATCAGCATGGAAGGAATCAGAAAGAACGTATGTGGCGATACCTCAGCATACAATACAGTATTTGGCTGGGTATTGAGCGGTCCAATGCAAACTGAAAGAATTTTCTCATTTTCCACTAACGTggttgaatccgaggatataaaaataagcgAACTTCTGAGAAAATTCTGGGAGCAAGAAGAGGTACCCATGGCTCCCCCTCTTTGTGAGGAAGATCAGTTTTGCGAAGAGTTCTACTCTAAAACTACCACCAGATCCCCGGATGGTAGATACATCGTGAGACTGCCTTTCAAGGCAGAGTTCTCCGATTCCCTGTCTCTCGGCTCTTCTCGCTTTCTCGCTCTAGCTCAATACAATCGTATGGAGACAAAGCTCTCTGATGACCCCGAGCTAAATACAGAGTACAATTCAGTGTTAAGCGAGTACCTTTCTCTCGGTCATGCTGAAGAAACCTCTTCTCAGGAGATAAACTGTTATGGGAAATACAATTCCTTTTATCTCCCTCACCACGCCGTCATTCGTCCAGAGCATAAATCCACAAAGGTGAGAGTTGTGTTTAATGCGTCTCGTAAGAGCAAATCTGGATACTCTCTGAATGACGTGCTGCACACTGGGCCTACgctacaaaccgatttgacatCTGTTATCCTCGGCTGGCGCAGATACAGATATGTATTCTGCGGGGATATTCAAAAAATGTATAGGCAGATATGGTTGCATCCAATCGATAGAGCCTATCAGCGAATACTTTTCAGGCCGGATCCTACGGGACCGGTAAAAGATTTCGAACTAAAAACGGTTACCTTTGGCCTCAACTGCGCCCCGTTTTTAGCCATCCGCACCCTTTTGAAACTGGCCGCTGACTCTGAGAACAAATTTCCCAATGTCGCAGAGACATTGAGGAAAGAGACATATGTCGACGACATTTTGTCCGGAGGCTTCTCTATTGAAGACACCATTCAAGCGCAAGGGGACATAATCTCGGTCCTTGCGCAGGCAGGGTTTCCCCTTGTCAAATTAACCGCGAACGACCCACAATTACTGGCAAACCTCCCACCCGAAAGTCTATATAACTCAGACTTCTTGCGTTTCCATGACTCTAGCACTACCAAGActctgggtatcaaatggaatgcCCTAACTGATTCATTCAGTTACACCCTCAGCGCTATTCCAACCGACCAGCCTATGAGCAAACGCAAAGTTCTCTCCGCCGTCGCTCAACTATTCGATCCTGCAGGATGGGTTGCTCCTGTAGTGATCAAGTCGAAAATTCTGATGCAGCAACTTTGGCTTGAAGGGCTGGATTGGGATGACGAACTAAGCTCGGAAACTCTGGGAAAATGGAATTCTCTGGTCTCTGACTTGGGTCACATTGGGTCGATTTCCGTTCCCAGATGGCTGCAGTACCATCCCTCTGATACCGTGGAGATTCATGGGTTCTCTGACGCATCTCAAGCGGCAATGTGTGCATGCGTATACATTCGGTGTCAGACCTCCAAGTCTGTAGTGTTCTCGAATTTGTTCGTGGCGAAAAGTAAAGTGGCTCCTCTGAAGCCTGTATGCCTTCCACGTTTGGAACTCAATGGTGCCTTCCTCCTAGCGAAACTTGTCAACTATGTGGTGTGCTCGTTCGACATGAACATTAGTGGCATCACGCTTTGGACAGATTCGTCTATTGTTCTTGGTTGGTTAACAAAACCACCATGGACCTGGGAAACATACGTGGCAAATCGAACTTCCAAAATTCATGATCTTCTACCAGAGGGAACATGGCGACATGTACCCACCCACGACAATCCAGCCGACCTCGGTACGAGAGGCTGTAGGCCGCAAGACCTCGCTTGCAATTCATTTTGGTTTCATggcccgaattggctgacaaacCCACCGTCAGAATGGCCAGACAGAAACCCTTTGATCTCTCCCGAAATGAGAAAGCGCCTGAATATTCAGGTTATGCACGAAACGGTAGAAGATCCGGACATCTTGCTTAGATTTTCGTCATATCCCCGAGCATTGAGAGTAGTGTCTTATATGCTTAGATTCTGTCATAACTGTCTTAGTGGACGCAGGGGTACCACGAGGATTTCCTCTTCGATTCTTACCCAAGAGGAGGTAaaacgcacaaaatttcgcctcaTAATGTTGGCACAGATGAAATGGTACCCAGAGGAGTACAAGCAGATCAGTAGATCTGAAGAATTGTCCAACAAAAGCTCACTGCTCTGTCTAAATCCCTTTTTAGACCAGGAAAGAGTCCTTCGTGTGAATGGTCGTCTCGCTGCCTGTTCTTTACCCTATAATGAACGTTACCCCATCATACTTCCTGGGAACTCTCGGCTTTGCCATTTATATCTACTCCATTTGCACGAATTTCTCGCTCACGGTGAATGCATCCTCATGTGCCGGATGATTCAAACGGAGTTTCACATCTCACGTCTCAAACCAAGGGTGAAAGGCATTATTCATAAGTGCAAAACCTGCATCATATTCAGGAAACGATCTTGCGTCCAGATAATGGCTCCGCTCCCTCCTGACAGATGCACCATTACACCAGCATTTCACGTGACTGGTATAGATTTTGCAGGACCCTTTGAGATTAAAAGTTCATCTCTACGCCGATCCCCTCTCTTGAAAGGCTATGTGAGCATTTTCGTGTGCTTCGCCACCAAGGCCGTACACTTGGAGCCATGCTCCGAGCTTTCCACGGCGGCATTTGAGGCCGCTTTTTCTCGTTTTCTTGGGAGGCGAGGCCTACCTAGAAAG GTGGCAGAGACTGAAGGCGATACATCACCAGTTCGCTATTCGATGGAAAGAAGAGTACCTCAAAGCTCTTCAAAAGCGATACAAGTGGAAAACCACTTCTCCCAATATAAAGGTCGGCGATCTCGTAGTCGTAATGGACGATCTACTGCCGCCTAG